The Klebsiella quasivariicola region ATTAGCGTCAGGGTGTTATCGCCGGTTTGCTCTATAAGTTTCTCCGCGAGCGCATTTTCGCTGTCTTTCATCGTGCCGAAGGCTGCTGCCGTCAGCAGATGGCTGGTCAGCTCCATCTGGCAGACCATTTTAACCTGTGGGTAGAGTGCCGGGTTTCCGCCATGCGTCTGGCGGGGGAAGGCGATATCGTTCTCTGGTGTGTCCGGTGTGCGCCAGAACACACCATCAATGGCCAGCAGGGTCAGGCCGCACCAGTGTGGATGCGGCGTGGCGTTATGCCAGAGCTGTGCTGTCTGCGAGAATACGCGGCGGACGGCTTCGCTTCCCAGACGCTGACGGGCCTGGATCACCGCGCTGGGGGCGACGAAGGGACGACTGCCCGGCAGCATGATGTCCAGACGGTTGACGATCTGATGAAGGGGTTCTTTACGTTCAAGCGCCATGCCGACAATGCACCAGACCATCATTTCCAGCGGCAGGCGACGCTTGCGCAGGGTGACGGTACCGGCTTCGGCCAGACAGCGGGAAATGAGTTCCGGGTCCAGATAGTCGCCCAGAGAAGTCAGTGGGTTACGCAGAGAATCGTAACGGGATACCAGATCAAGAGCCTGTCCAATGTGCATAAAAAAATCCGGAAACGGGTGAGCATTTCCGGATTCTTACACAGCCACTGGATCGATCAACTGATCCTTAACTGATCGGCATTACTCTTCCTATGAGGCGCTGATCCGCAGCCCAACCGGGGGTTCGCCGGTGGAAATGTTTGCCGCCGTCCCTGCGGAGGATCGGTACCGGTTTGATCTGGAGAGCAAGGCCTTTGCTTTTTCTCTCGCCGGCCAGTTGCCGCTCGGCAAGCAGCAACTGGCGATCAACCTGTTGCCCGGGTCGCTGTATAACCATCCTGACGCGGTAGGCTGGCTTATGGACAGTCTGCAGGCTGCGGGTCTCAGACCGAATCAGGTACTGATTGAGGTCACCGAGACAGAAGTTATCTCCTGCTTCGATCAGTTCCGTAAGGTGCTGAAAGCGCTGCGCGTTGCTGGCATGAGAGTGGCCATCGATGACTTTGGCGCAGGCTATTCCGGGCTGTCGCTACTGACCCGCTTTCAGCCTGATAAAATCAAAGTAGATGCAGATCTGGTGCGCAATATTCATATCAGTGGCACTAAACAGGCGATCGTCGCCTCGGTGGTCCGCTGCTGCGAGGATCTGGGTATTACCGTCGTCGCCGAGGGCGTCGAAACCCTCGAAGAGTGGTGCTGGCTGCAGTCGGTCGGCATTCGCCTGTTTCAGGGGTTTCTCTTCTCGCGACCGTGTCTTAACGGTATCGGAGACATTCACTGGCCGGTGGCGCGCCAGACCACCGACCTGTAAGGTCGCCGGGCCGGGGCGCTTCACTGCCAGTGGGGAAGCTTTTCACCCAGCGCTGACAGGGCGTAACGCACTGCCTGCGCCAACACCGCCTCGCAGTCGCCGGCAAAGCACATCCTTTTGGTTTCAGTCTGGCCGCGAAAATTCCACGCGAACCATACGGTACCAGCGGGAGTACCATCTTCTCCTCCTTCCGGGCCGGCATAGCCGCTAATGGCGATAGCAATATCGGCCCTGGCAATCTCCAGAATACCGGCGGACATCTCCTTGACGCAGGCTTCGCTGACGGCGCTGTGGACTGCCAGCGTTTCCTCACGAACCTGCAGCACATGACGCTTGGCCTCATCGCTAAAGGTCACGACGCCGGTATCATAAAAGGCCGCAGTATCCGCCTGCGCACAGAGCGCGGCCGCCAGATTACCCCCGGTGCAGGATTCCGCTGTCGTCAGTCGCCATCCGCGCGCGATCAGCGCCTGGGCCACTTCTGCCGTCAGCGCCTGGGTGGTTTTCAGATAGTCTCCGTTCTCGTCAGTCATTGTGAGTCCTCACCGCCAGTAACAGGAATAAAAGCCTTACAGCGTCAGTAAACAGAATAGCATACGGGGTTTCTCCTCCCCTGGCAGGCCGCACTCCCCATAAAAAAGGCCCGCAACACCGCGGGCCTTGACAGTATTTACCCAACGCAAACAGCGAATCATACCTTGTGTTCAATCACCCGGCCCTGATTCTCGATGGCGATTTTGCGCGGTTTTTCACTCTCAGGGATCTCCTGGTGAATGGCTATTTTTAAGATCCCCTTATCCAGCTGCGCCTGATTGATCTGGGCATGCTCAGGAAGAGAGAAACTGAGCTGGAAATTAGCGCGGCGGATGCCTTTATAAATCCAGCGTTCACCGCTGTCTGTCGAGGGTTCAGTTTCCTGGCGTTTGCCGGAAATATGCAGATTGCCCCCAACGGTTTCTATTTCCAGCTCCTCGTCTTTCCAGCCAGGCACGCTGACGCTGAGCAGGAAATTGCTGTCATCGACTTTCTGTAAATCATAAGCCGGTAATGTACCCACCGGCGTGTCGCCTGTTAACTGGCTGAAAAGGCGATCAATGCGGTTAAAACGATCGGCAAAAAGAGAATCAGCAAAAACGGGGAGTGCTGACAAGGTTTTGAGTGCCATAATTAACCTCCTGAATATCCATTCAAAAGCTCAACATAAAGGCAAGCATTGCTTGTCCGCTATATAAAATAATATCCATTGGGCATTTTTCAAGGGCGGAAATAAAAATTTTTCTTTCCAGCGACGTGGCTATATACACCACGCCCTGAAATAACCCCCGCCGGACGGCGGGGGCGTTAGCGCTTCTGCATCCCATAACTGATGCTGTTTAACATTCAATAAACAGAAGCGACATGTATATATAATCTGTCGGGGGTATTGTCAACAACCCGAGCGCCACACGCTACAGGCCCCCAGCGCCTCTGTGCCAGTACCAGAGCAGCGTCGTACAAACGTCGGCCACTTACATCGCCGAACGAAGGTGCATTGCCTCCATTGACCGGGTGCCCGGCCTGCCTGGACCACTGGTGGAAATATAGCTGCAGCAGGAAGGAACCTTTCTTGTGAGCCCGTGCCTAACAGAATGCATACGCACTCATTGAGGTCTCATTATGATCGGCATTTTTATCACCACCAGTCTGTTCGCCCTCCTCGCGTCGATGTTGTTCGGCCTGGGAATGGTGTGGAAAAGCGTCTCGAACAACCCGGATAACTGATCCTTTGGCACGCCGTTGCCAT contains the following coding sequences:
- a CDS encoding YnaM/YnfT family protein, with amino-acid sequence MIGIFITTSLFALLASMLFGLGMVWKSVSNNPDN
- a CDS encoding Hsp20 family protein is translated as MALKTLSALPVFADSLFADRFNRIDRLFSQLTGDTPVGTLPAYDLQKVDDSNFLLSVSVPGWKDEELEIETVGGNLHISGKRQETEPSTDSGERWIYKGIRRANFQLSFSLPEHAQINQAQLDKGILKIAIHQEIPESEKPRKIAIENQGRVIEHKV
- a CDS encoding 2-oxo-tetronate isomerase, translated to MTDENGDYLKTTQALTAEVAQALIARGWRLTTAESCTGGNLAAALCAQADTAAFYDTGVVTFSDEAKRHVLQVREETLAVHSAVSEACVKEMSAGILEIARADIAIAISGYAGPEGGEDGTPAGTVWFAWNFRGQTETKRMCFAGDCEAVLAQAVRYALSALGEKLPHWQ